Proteins co-encoded in one Sulfuricystis thermophila genomic window:
- a CDS encoding DUF47 domain-containing protein, whose translation MFSGMMPHRKEFFELLNAHADRVIAAANATLRLINTLGTQSSEHEALVKEIVMNERSGDKIKMEMVALLHKSFITPFSRDEIHALTLALDQILGKLQDVANAVGMYHITDSTPESRELAALTSDACLRLSRAVVVLGDKTRTKEAINLCHEIEEIETKADKLLKKAITRLFADEGQMWTAIRLREFYFLQEHVLDQCQYTARIIEEILIENA comes from the coding sequence ATGTTCAGTGGCATGATGCCCCATCGCAAGGAATTCTTCGAGCTCCTCAATGCCCATGCGGATCGCGTGATCGCGGCGGCCAATGCCACGCTGCGGCTGATCAACACGCTTGGCACGCAGTCCAGCGAGCACGAGGCGCTGGTCAAGGAAATCGTCATGAACGAGCGCAGCGGCGACAAGATCAAGATGGAGATGGTCGCCCTGCTGCACAAATCCTTCATCACGCCGTTCAGCCGCGACGAGATCCATGCGCTGACGCTGGCGCTGGACCAGATCCTCGGCAAGCTGCAGGACGTCGCCAATGCGGTTGGCATGTATCACATCACCGACTCGACCCCCGAGTCGCGCGAGCTTGCCGCCCTGACCTCCGATGCCTGCCTGCGCCTGAGTCGCGCCGTGGTCGTGCTCGGTGACAAGACGCGCACCAAGGAGGCGATCAACCTCTGCCACGAGATCGAGGAGATCGAAACCAAGGCGGACAAGCTGCTGAAGAAGGCGATCACACGGCTGTTCGCCGACGAAGGCCAGATGTGGACGGCGATCCGTCTGCGCGAGTTTTACTTCCTCCAGGAGCACGTGCTCGACCAGTGTCAGTACACGGCGCGCATCATCGAGGAAATCCTCATCGAAAACGCCTGA
- a CDS encoding TetR/AcrR family transcriptional regulator: MKNPRENQTVDTRERILDVAERLFMEYGFDGTSMRQITGEAGVNLAAVNYHFGSKEALLQAVFRRRLACLNEERLRVLDRLEAEAGGKPLKPSQIVDAFFGTMLRMAQDEDCGGQIFLRLLGRTMTEPAEFIRTFLAKEYREVLERYKAALFRALPEVPHAEIVWRFHFMLGATSYAIAGTDALRLVTDWEIEEEDSIDRLDRLLPRLMSFLLGGLRAPLPEFGDAKNT, from the coding sequence ATGAAGAATCCGCGCGAGAACCAGACGGTCGATACCCGGGAACGCATCCTCGACGTCGCCGAGCGGCTGTTCATGGAATACGGCTTTGATGGCACTTCGATGCGTCAGATCACCGGTGAGGCGGGGGTGAATCTGGCGGCCGTCAATTATCACTTCGGCAGCAAGGAGGCGCTGCTGCAGGCAGTGTTTCGCCGCCGGCTGGCCTGTCTGAACGAGGAGCGGCTGCGCGTGCTCGACCGGCTCGAAGCCGAAGCCGGCGGCAAGCCGCTGAAGCCTTCGCAGATCGTCGATGCTTTTTTCGGCACCATGCTGCGCATGGCACAGGACGAGGATTGCGGCGGGCAGATCTTCCTGCGCCTGTTGGGGCGCACGATGACCGAGCCGGCCGAGTTCATCCGCACCTTTCTCGCCAAGGAATACCGCGAGGTGCTCGAACGTTACAAGGCGGCGTTGTTCCGCGCGCTGCCGGAAGTGCCGCATGCCGAGATCGTCTGGCGCTTCCATTTCATGCTCGGCGCAACCTCCTACGCGATCGCCGGTACCGACGCGCTGCGGCTCGTCACCGATTGGGAGATCGAAGAAGAAGATTCGATCGACCGGCTCGATCGCCTGCTGCCGCGGCTGATGAGCTTCCTGCTGGGAGGCCTGCGGGCGCCGTTGCCGGAATTCGGCGACGCGAAGAATACTTGA
- a CDS encoding acyl-CoA dehydrogenase → MTIGYWMWLGLIIAVGGVFIVRPLRRAVLSAPIFATYRRLLPPMSDTERAALEAGSVWWEGELFSGKPDWQRLLRLPKPTLSAEEQSFLDHEVEEVCAMVDEWRISRELYDLPPQVWDYLKRKGFFGMIIPKRYGGLEFSAYAHSQVVTKLSTRSSALAVTVMVPNSLGPAELLLHYGTEEQKNHYLPRLARGEEIPAFALTSPWAGSDAASIPDVGIVCKGDWQGREVIGMRVSWDKRYITLAPVCTLLGLAFRLYDPEGLLGDKKDLGITCALVPADHPGVELGRRHFPLDAMFMNGPTRGRDVFMPLDFIIGGPRMAGQGWRMLMECLAAGRAISLPSSNTGMAQLTARAVGGYARVRQQFGMPVGRFEGVEEALTRIAAYTYLMDATRKFTAGAVDLGEKPAVASAIAKYHVTERARKVVSDGMDVIGGKGICLGPSNFLGRAWQQAPIGITVEGANILTRSLIIFGQGAIRCHPYLFAEMSAAREADAREGLERFDRAFWGHVGFTLKNGLRAFWLGLTGSHFVRIEAAVAPEMRRYYQQLTRFAAAFAFLADIALLVMGGSLKRREKLSARLGDILAALYLMSATLKRFEDEGRQAADAPLAHWAIWDTMYQAQQAFEGVIGNFPNRWVAAFLRRTIFPWGHPYVVPSDALGHRAARLLLEPSATRDRLTAECFVPRDENEPVGAIELALAATLAAEPIETKIRTAEREGRFANDPRANTRQIAQLALERGVIGSAEYETLRLRDRLRDIVIRVDDFPFDFGRAAVTAVETERLAA, encoded by the coding sequence ATGACTATAGGATACTGGATGTGGCTGGGGCTGATCATTGCCGTGGGGGGCGTTTTCATCGTCCGGCCGTTGCGCCGTGCCGTGCTGTCAGCGCCGATTTTCGCCACCTATCGGCGCCTGTTGCCGCCGATGTCGGACACCGAGCGCGCGGCGCTCGAAGCCGGCAGCGTCTGGTGGGAAGGGGAGCTGTTTTCCGGCAAACCGGACTGGCAGCGGCTGTTACGCCTGCCGAAGCCGACGCTCAGCGCCGAGGAGCAGTCCTTCCTCGATCACGAGGTCGAGGAAGTCTGCGCCATGGTCGATGAGTGGCGCATCAGCCGCGAGCTCTACGATCTGCCGCCGCAAGTCTGGGATTATCTGAAGCGCAAGGGCTTCTTCGGCATGATCATCCCGAAGCGCTATGGTGGGCTGGAATTCTCGGCCTATGCGCACTCGCAGGTGGTGACCAAGCTGTCGACGCGCTCTTCGGCCTTGGCGGTGACGGTGATGGTGCCGAACTCGCTCGGCCCGGCCGAACTGCTGCTGCACTATGGCACCGAGGAGCAGAAAAACCACTATCTGCCGCGGCTGGCGCGCGGCGAGGAGATTCCGGCCTTCGCGCTGACCAGCCCCTGGGCTGGCTCGGATGCGGCCTCGATCCCCGACGTCGGCATCGTCTGCAAGGGCGACTGGCAGGGCCGCGAGGTGATCGGCATGCGCGTGAGCTGGGACAAGCGTTACATCACGCTGGCGCCGGTGTGCACCTTGCTGGGCCTCGCCTTCCGGCTCTATGACCCGGAAGGCCTGCTCGGTGACAAGAAGGATCTCGGCATCACCTGCGCGCTGGTGCCGGCCGATCATCCAGGTGTCGAACTCGGTCGCCGGCATTTCCCGCTCGATGCAATGTTCATGAACGGGCCGACGCGCGGTCGGGACGTATTCATGCCGCTCGATTTCATCATCGGCGGGCCGCGAATGGCCGGCCAGGGCTGGCGTATGTTGATGGAATGCCTGGCGGCGGGTCGTGCGATCTCACTGCCCTCGTCCAACACCGGCATGGCGCAGCTCACCGCACGCGCGGTGGGCGGCTATGCGCGCGTGCGCCAGCAGTTCGGCATGCCGGTCGGCCGCTTCGAGGGCGTCGAAGAGGCGCTGACGCGCATCGCCGCCTACACCTATCTGATGGATGCGACGCGCAAATTCACCGCTGGCGCGGTCGATCTCGGCGAAAAGCCGGCCGTCGCCTCGGCGATCGCCAAGTATCACGTCACCGAGCGGGCGCGCAAGGTGGTCAGCGACGGCATGGACGTGATCGGCGGCAAGGGCATCTGTCTCGGTCCGTCGAACTTCCTCGGCCGCGCCTGGCAGCAGGCGCCGATCGGCATCACCGTCGAGGGTGCGAATATCCTCACCCGTTCGCTGATCATCTTCGGCCAGGGGGCGATCCGCTGCCATCCCTATCTGTTCGCCGAGATGTCGGCGGCCAGGGAGGCCGATGCCAGAGAGGGGCTCGAACGCTTCGACCGCGCCTTCTGGGGGCATGTCGGCTTCACGCTGAAGAACGGTCTGCGCGCCTTCTGGCTGGGGCTGACCGGCTCGCACTTCGTGCGCATCGAAGCGGCGGTGGCGCCCGAGATGCGGCGTTATTACCAGCAGCTGACGCGCTTTGCGGCGGCTTTCGCGTTTCTCGCCGACATTGCGCTGCTGGTGATGGGCGGTAGTCTCAAGCGGCGTGAGAAGCTCTCGGCACGGCTCGGCGACATCCTGGCGGCGCTCTATCTGATGTCCGCCACGTTGAAGCGTTTCGAGGACGAAGGCCGCCAGGCCGCCGATGCACCGCTCGCACACTGGGCGATCTGGGACACGATGTATCAGGCGCAGCAGGCCTTCGAGGGCGTGATCGGCAACTTCCCGAACCGCTGGGTGGCCGCCTTCTTGCGCCGTACGATCTTTCCGTGGGGACATCCCTATGTCGTGCCTTCGGATGCGCTGGGTCACCGGGCGGCGCGGCTGTTGCTCGAGCCCTCGGCGACGCGCGACCGGCTCACCGCCGAGTGCTTCGTGCCGCGTGACGAAAACGAACCGGTCGGCGCGATCGAGCTGGCGCTCGCCGCGACGCTCGCCGCCGAACCGATCGAGACCAAGATTCGCACCGCCGAGCGTGAGGGCCGTTTCGCCAATGATCCGCGTGCCAACACGCGCCAGATCGCACAACTCGCGCTGGAACGCGGCGTGATCGGCAGCGCCGAATACGAAACGCTCAGACTGCGCGACCGTCTGCGCGACATCGTCATCCGCGTCGACGACTTCCCGTTCGATTTCGGCCGCGCCGCGGTAACCGCCGTCGAAACGGAAAGGCTGGCCGCCTGA
- a CDS encoding OmpP1/FadL family transporter translates to MQKRFTPRILAAALAAMASGGAWASGFALQNQTGSGNGNAFAGAAAAAEDAGTIMWNPAGMVYLPQGHTISLAGTLLDRSLKFTNNGSSAATTPLGIIAPLPTTANGGDAGTLALIPAGYWAYALTPDLRIGIGVSPTFGNKTEYDFDFVGRNAGYFAEIKQVNFNPSIAFKLNEKVSLGFGLDIAYNETHFKQGYPITAAPVPALNSANNFVDLKGDDWSVGYNLGLMFQVSPSTRVGVTYRSTIKFDLEGKYDVNTPVPAAQFVDQDIKATLKTPDSLSLAVSQKLNDRWEMLGDITWTGWSVIDTLVVKNKNTGATITSLSYNFRDTWRIGLGANYHYNDAWKFRFGIAYDRSPVKSAADRTMTLPDSDRTWIAFGAKYTISPKSSLDFGYAHIFFKDASTEREVRSSALGLLQTIRGSWDNTADLLSVQYNHTF, encoded by the coding sequence ATGCAGAAACGTTTCACCCCCCGAATTCTCGCCGCGGCGCTGGCCGCAATGGCCTCTGGTGGCGCATGGGCGTCGGGCTTTGCGCTGCAAAACCAGACGGGTTCTGGAAATGGCAACGCCTTCGCCGGCGCTGCGGCCGCCGCCGAGGATGCGGGCACGATCATGTGGAACCCTGCAGGCATGGTTTATTTGCCGCAGGGTCACACTATCTCATTGGCCGGAACCTTGCTCGATCGTTCGCTTAAATTCACGAACAACGGTTCATCAGCTGCCACGACTCCCCTGGGGATAATTGCACCTTTGCCGACAACTGCCAACGGCGGAGATGCTGGCACTCTGGCACTGATTCCGGCGGGTTATTGGGCATATGCCCTGACTCCGGATCTGCGTATTGGAATCGGCGTTTCCCCAACCTTCGGCAACAAGACGGAATACGATTTCGATTTCGTTGGCCGCAATGCAGGCTATTTCGCCGAGATCAAGCAGGTCAATTTCAATCCTTCGATCGCCTTCAAACTGAATGAGAAAGTGTCCTTGGGCTTCGGTCTCGACATTGCTTATAACGAGACTCACTTCAAGCAGGGCTACCCGATTACTGCAGCCCCGGTGCCTGCATTGAATTCTGCCAATAACTTCGTCGATCTGAAAGGCGATGATTGGTCGGTGGGATACAACCTCGGCCTGATGTTCCAGGTTTCCCCAAGCACGCGTGTCGGTGTTACCTATCGTTCGACGATCAAATTCGATCTCGAAGGCAAATACGATGTGAATACGCCAGTACCGGCTGCCCAATTCGTCGATCAGGACATCAAGGCGACGCTGAAAACGCCGGACAGTCTTTCGCTAGCCGTGTCTCAAAAGCTGAACGACCGCTGGGAGATGCTCGGCGACATCACCTGGACCGGCTGGAGTGTGATCGATACGCTCGTGGTCAAGAACAAGAATACTGGTGCGACCATCACTTCTCTGAGCTACAACTTCCGTGATACCTGGCGGATCGGTCTTGGAGCCAACTATCACTACAACGATGCGTGGAAGTTCCGCTTTGGAATTGCCTATGACCGTTCGCCGGTCAAATCCGCCGCAGACAGGACAATGACGCTGCCTGACTCGGACCGCACCTGGATAGCCTTTGGCGCCAAATACACGATCTCTCCGAAGAGCTCGCTCGATTTCGGCTATGCGCATATCTTTTTCAAGGATGCCTCGACCGAACGTGAGGTGCGCAGCAGTGCGCTTGGACTGCTGCAGACCATCCGCGGGAGTTGGGATAACACCGCCGATCTGCTCTCAGTGCAATACAACCACACTTTCTGA
- a CDS encoding 3-hydroxyacyl-CoA dehydrogenase/enoyl-CoA hydratase family protein, whose protein sequence is MEKLTIKRVAVLGAGVMGAQIAAHLANARVPVLLFDLPAKEGGKNAIVDKALAGLKKLKPAPLATARVLPYIEAANYDEDLAKLAGCDLVIEAIAERLDWKKELYAKIAPHLTPTAILASNTSGLSLTGLDATLPEALRPRFCGIHFFNPPRYMHLVELIAAPATQAGLLDDLETWLTMRLGKGVVRAFDTPNFVANRIGVFSMLAAMHHTQAFGLGFDEVDALTGPLIGRPKSATYRTADVVGLDTLAHVIRTMQEALPADPWHAHFQTPLWLSLLIEKGVLGQKVGAGIYRKQGKEILVLDLAARDYRASGKTVAEEVAAILKLKNPAEKFAQLRASSHPQAQFLWAIFRDLFHYAAYHLGEIADNARDVDLALRWGFGWAFGPFETWQAAGWQAIAAAIAADIAAGKAMSTAPLPTWVTDGRSGVHTPAGSWSARNAAYTPRSALPVYRRQLFPEVLVGEALRSFEQAGETLYANEGVRLWRLPEVDAGIAILSVISKNHTLGNEVLDGIQAAVRVAEEKLDGLTIWHPAPFAVGANLKQVLQAIQANEWQLLEGTVEKFQRTSQALKYAQVPVVAAVEGMALGGGCEFLMHCAHRVLALESYVGLVEAGVGLIPAGGGCKEFAIRAAALAAQTATPNEVFPFLQTVFQTIAMAKVAGSALEAIDYGFAREADTVRFNAKELLYVALKQARALADAGFVPPLPARDVPVAGRTGIANCEMMLVNMKEGGMISAHDYRVAKATAVALCGGEIEAGSRVDEEWLLTIERREFMRLLRTPETQARIAHMMETGKPLRN, encoded by the coding sequence GTGGAAAAACTGACCATCAAACGTGTCGCCGTGCTCGGCGCGGGCGTCATGGGTGCGCAGATCGCCGCGCATCTGGCCAATGCGCGGGTGCCGGTGCTGCTGTTCGACCTGCCGGCCAAAGAAGGTGGCAAGAACGCGATCGTCGACAAGGCGCTCGCCGGACTCAAGAAACTGAAACCCGCGCCGCTGGCGACGGCGCGTGTTCTGCCCTACATCGAAGCGGCCAATTACGACGAGGATCTGGCGAAGCTCGCCGGCTGCGATCTGGTGATCGAGGCGATCGCCGAACGGCTCGATTGGAAGAAGGAACTCTACGCGAAGATCGCGCCGCATCTGACGCCCACCGCGATCCTTGCTTCGAACACTTCGGGGCTGTCGCTGACCGGGCTCGACGCGACCTTGCCCGAAGCCTTGCGTCCGCGCTTCTGCGGCATCCATTTCTTCAACCCGCCGCGCTACATGCATCTGGTCGAATTGATCGCCGCGCCGGCCACCCAAGCCGGCCTGCTCGACGATCTCGAAACCTGGCTGACGATGCGGCTCGGCAAGGGCGTGGTGCGCGCCTTCGACACGCCGAACTTCGTCGCCAACCGCATCGGCGTGTTCTCGATGCTGGCCGCGATGCATCACACGCAGGCCTTCGGTCTCGGCTTCGACGAAGTCGATGCGCTCACCGGCCCGCTGATCGGCCGGCCGAAGAGCGCGACCTACCGCACCGCCGACGTGGTGGGGCTCGACACGCTGGCGCACGTCATCCGGACGATGCAGGAAGCATTGCCGGCTGATCCCTGGCATGCCCATTTCCAGACCCCGCTGTGGCTGTCGCTGCTGATCGAGAAGGGGGTGCTGGGGCAGAAGGTCGGCGCCGGCATCTACCGCAAACAGGGCAAGGAGATCCTCGTCCTCGATCTCGCTGCACGCGATTACCGTGCGTCGGGAAAGACCGTGGCCGAGGAAGTGGCGGCGATCCTCAAGCTCAAGAACCCGGCCGAGAAGTTTGCCCAGCTGCGTGCCTCCTCGCACCCGCAGGCGCAGTTCCTGTGGGCGATCTTCCGCGACCTGTTCCATTATGCCGCCTATCATCTGGGCGAGATTGCCGACAACGCACGCGACGTCGATCTGGCGCTGCGCTGGGGCTTCGGCTGGGCTTTCGGTCCGTTCGAGACGTGGCAGGCGGCCGGCTGGCAGGCGATCGCCGCGGCGATCGCGGCCGACATCGCCGCCGGCAAGGCGATGAGCACAGCGCCGCTGCCGACCTGGGTGACCGATGGCAGAAGCGGCGTGCATACGCCAGCCGGCTCCTGGTCGGCGCGCAACGCGGCTTATACGCCGCGCTCGGCACTGCCGGTCTACCGGCGCCAGCTGTTCCCGGAAGTGCTCGTCGGCGAAGCGCTGCGCTCGTTCGAACAGGCCGGCGAGACGCTCTATGCCAACGAAGGCGTGCGGCTGTGGCGTCTGCCGGAAGTCGATGCCGGCATCGCCATCCTCTCGGTGATCTCGAAGAACCATACCCTCGGCAACGAGGTGCTCGATGGCATCCAGGCCGCCGTGCGTGTGGCCGAGGAGAAGCTCGATGGCCTGACGATCTGGCATCCGGCGCCGTTCGCGGTCGGTGCGAACCTGAAACAGGTGTTGCAGGCGATCCAGGCCAATGAATGGCAGTTGCTGGAAGGCACGGTGGAGAAATTCCAGCGCACCTCGCAAGCGCTGAAATATGCGCAGGTGCCGGTGGTGGCCGCGGTCGAGGGCATGGCGCTGGGCGGCGGTTGCGAGTTCCTGATGCACTGTGCGCATCGCGTGCTGGCGCTGGAAAGCTACGTCGGCCTGGTCGAGGCCGGTGTCGGCTTGATCCCGGCCGGGGGCGGCTGCAAGGAGTTCGCCATCCGTGCCGCCGCGCTGGCGGCGCAGACGGCGACGCCGAACGAAGTGTTTCCGTTCCTGCAGACGGTATTCCAGACCATCGCGATGGCCAAGGTGGCCGGCAGCGCGCTGGAAGCGATCGACTATGGCTTCGCGCGGGAAGCCGACACGGTGCGCTTCAATGCCAAGGAGCTGCTCTATGTGGCATTGAAGCAGGCGCGCGCACTGGCCGATGCCGGCTTCGTCCCGCCGCTGCCGGCGCGTGACGTACCGGTCGCCGGACGCACCGGCATCGCCAACTGCGAAATGATGCTGGTCAATATGAAGGAAGGCGGCATGATCTCGGCGCACGACTACCGCGTCGCCAAGGCCACGGCGGTGGCGCTTTGCGGCGGCGAGATCGAGGCCGGCAGCCGCGTCGACGAGGAATGGCTGCTGACCATCGAGCGCCGCGAGTTCATGCGTCTGTTGCGCACGCCCGAGACGCAGGCGCGCATCGCGCACATGATGGAAACCGGCAAGCCGCTGCGTAATTGA
- a CDS encoding acetyl-CoA C-acyltransferase, protein MNKQIQDAYIVAAKRLPVAKKNGMFRHVRPDDMLAHAIRAVVAEVPQLDPARIGDVIVGCAMPEAEQGMNVARIGLLLAGLPVSVPGMTINRFCSSGLQAVSDAANQIRLGLADVMIAAGTESMTVMPQMMGNKVAINPAVFTDENVGIAYGMGLTAEKVASRWQVTREDQDAFALESHRRALAAIAAGHFEAEITPYTVREQLPNLATGEVVTREFVAENDEGPRADSAMEKLAKLKPVFHARGSVTAGNSSQMSDGAAAVLLMSERALKESGATPLARFVGFAVAGVEPEIMGVGPIAAIPKVLAQTRVKQEELDWIELNEAFAAQSLAVIRELGLDAAKVNPLGGAIALGHPLGATGAIRTATVVHGLRRTGGRYGMVTMCIGTGMGAAGIFERL, encoded by the coding sequence ATGAACAAGCAAATCCAGGACGCCTATATCGTTGCCGCCAAGCGGCTGCCGGTGGCGAAGAAGAATGGCATGTTTCGGCACGTGCGGCCCGACGACATGCTCGCTCATGCGATTCGTGCCGTCGTCGCCGAAGTTCCGCAACTCGATCCGGCCCGCATCGGCGACGTGATCGTCGGCTGTGCGATGCCCGAGGCGGAACAGGGCATGAACGTCGCGCGCATCGGCCTGCTGCTCGCCGGGCTGCCGGTGTCGGTACCCGGCATGACCATCAACCGCTTTTGCTCCTCGGGCCTGCAGGCGGTCTCCGATGCGGCCAACCAGATCCGTCTCGGTCTTGCCGATGTCATGATCGCGGCGGGCACCGAATCGATGACGGTCATGCCGCAGATGATGGGCAACAAGGTGGCGATCAACCCTGCGGTGTTCACGGACGAGAACGTCGGCATCGCCTATGGCATGGGACTGACCGCCGAAAAGGTGGCGAGCCGCTGGCAGGTGACGCGCGAAGATCAGGATGCCTTCGCGCTCGAATCGCACCGCCGCGCGCTGGCGGCGATCGCGGCCGGCCATTTCGAGGCCGAGATCACGCCCTACACGGTGCGCGAGCAGTTGCCGAACCTCGCCACCGGTGAGGTCGTGACGCGTGAATTCGTCGCCGAGAACGATGAGGGACCCCGTGCCGACAGCGCGATGGAAAAGCTCGCGAAACTGAAGCCGGTGTTCCATGCCCGGGGTTCGGTGACGGCGGGCAATTCCTCGCAGATGTCGGATGGCGCGGCGGCGGTCCTGCTGATGTCGGAACGGGCGCTGAAGGAATCCGGTGCCACGCCGCTGGCGCGCTTCGTCGGCTTTGCGGTCGCCGGTGTCGAACCGGAGATCATGGGCGTCGGTCCGATCGCGGCGATCCCGAAGGTTCTGGCGCAGACGCGCGTGAAACAGGAGGAACTCGACTGGATCGAGCTCAACGAAGCCTTTGCGGCACAGTCGCTGGCGGTGATCCGCGAGCTCGGCCTCGATGCGGCGAAGGTCAATCCGCTCGGTGGGGCGATCGCCCTGGGCCATCCGCTCGGCGCCACCGGTGCGATCCGCACCGCGACCGTCGTGCATGGCCTGAGGCGCACGGGGGGACGCTATGGCATGGTGACGATGTGTATCGGCACCGGTATGGGGGCGGCCGGGATTTTCGAGCGCCTGTAA
- a CDS encoding DUF4442 domain-containing protein has product MKPAWLKRLPPKWRAHAVRIGFNLHPAFRGAGGRVVEVAPDLSKMRVRLPYSWRTRNVVGSLYGGSLFAITDGAHPMMLMAALGDEVVVWDKAATIRYRRPGYSAVEADFELPPQEIEAIRAALRESPEIERKYTVELKDQTGEVCAVVERTVYIGLKSHYRQKGGGTCELPIG; this is encoded by the coding sequence GTGAAACCCGCCTGGCTCAAACGTCTGCCGCCGAAATGGCGCGCCCATGCCGTGCGGATTGGCTTCAACCTGCATCCGGCTTTCCGCGGCGCGGGCGGCCGGGTGGTCGAAGTAGCGCCGGATCTGTCGAAAATGCGCGTGCGTCTGCCGTATTCCTGGCGCACGCGCAACGTCGTCGGTTCGCTCTATGGCGGCTCGCTGTTCGCGATCACCGATGGAGCGCACCCGATGATGCTGATGGCCGCGCTCGGCGACGAGGTCGTGGTCTGGGACAAGGCGGCGACGATCCGCTACCGCCGTCCTGGCTACAGCGCCGTCGAGGCGGATTTCGAACTCCCGCCACAGGAGATCGAGGCCATTCGGGCTGCGTTGCGGGAGTCGCCGGAAATCGAGCGCAAATACACCGTAGAGTTGAAGGATCAGACGGGTGAAGTGTGCGCAGTGGTCGAGCGCACGGTCTATATCGGACTGAAAAGCCATTATCGACAAAAAGGAGGAGGGACATGCGAATTGCCAATAGGGTAA
- a CDS encoding chalcone isomerase family protein has translation MRIANRVMQAVLFSVALVAMSPTLALDVAGVKVEERAQVAGKELVLNGAGIRTRLFFKVYVAALYAEKPAKEAAALIAGPGPRRIVLSMLRELDADTLYGALEEGLRNNLSEAERAALKPSIDALGATMRGIGKVVPGDTVTLDFSAEGLTIGHNGSPRGKIADEKIGPAVLKIWLGEKPAEESLKQALLGR, from the coding sequence ATGCGAATTGCCAATAGGGTAATGCAGGCCGTGTTGTTCTCGGTAGCGTTGGTTGCCATGAGCCCAACCCTGGCGCTCGATGTAGCGGGCGTCAAGGTCGAGGAGCGCGCCCAGGTGGCCGGCAAGGAACTTGTGCTCAATGGCGCCGGCATCCGCACGCGGCTGTTCTTCAAGGTCTATGTCGCGGCGCTCTATGCCGAGAAACCGGCCAAAGAGGCCGCCGCGCTGATCGCTGGGCCGGGGCCACGCCGCATCGTGCTGTCGATGTTGCGTGAGCTCGATGCCGACACGCTCTACGGTGCCCTCGAGGAAGGCTTGCGCAACAATCTGAGCGAAGCCGAACGTGCAGCACTCAAGCCATCGATCGATGCGCTCGGTGCGACGATGCGTGGGATCGGCAAGGTTGTGCCGGGCGACACGGTGACGCTCGATTTCTCGGCCGAGGGACTCACCATCGGGCACAATGGTTCGCCCCGTGGCAAGATCGCCGACGAGAAGATCGGTCCGGCCGTGCTGAAAATCTGGCTCGGCGAGAAGCCGGCCGAGGAATCGCTCAAACAGGCGCTGCTCGGCCGCTGA